A stretch of DNA from Ricinus communis isolate WT05 ecotype wild-type chromosome 4, ASM1957865v1, whole genome shotgun sequence:
ACTCGATAAGGAAAGCACCATCTACTGCCATCATTTTCACGAAGTCCTTTCTACTATGCCGAATCGTCTCCGCATAGCTATTACGCAATCTTTTCTCCATTTCTTGAATGCCTGTAATAAAGATATCGAACATTATCTCACTCCGTTCAAGAAAATCAACCAAATACCTCCTTTTATATTCTTCCATTGCTTTCAGCTCGTTCTTGCCATGGTGATAGGGGCCGATGGAGACTACTCGAGGTGTGTAagctttttcatttatttcacGAAGTTGTTGGGGAACTCTATAAATACAGCACTCATCAGATAAAGGATCCAAGATTTCAATCTCCCTTTTTATAGATTCCACTAACTCGTTAATATCAATTGAAACTTCATAGCTTCTCGTCTCTAGTTCCCTTGATCTCTCCTCCCCCTCCTGTACCATATTCATGCTGCCAAGCCAATCTGAAGCATATAAGTAAATTAACAAACTCTTATTTCATTACTTTGTGGCTTACATGGAACTGAAACAGATCAAACATACAGTGTGGCTAATGATTCTTTGATCAAACCAATCAGAGAACTAATAGTGGAACCATCAGaaccaaaatataaatgaaaggGTAGTACTATACTCAAAAacgaaaaaacaaaaaaacctGAGGTATGGCAAGGAAGATTTGAAGGTATTCTGAGGACAGACTTTGCCAAGTCTTCAATTTCTAATAACTAACTGGGCTCCCCGTATGTTTAGTTTACATGAGATAACATGTTAATTAGTGAATACTGAAATTGAAGATGAtaatgaagattatgaaaatattagattaatgatgataataataatagagtAACAATAATATCCCAAGGACCCCAGCTTGTTACTATATGTGACCTGGTCTACTCTCTCTCGAAATCCACGTCCACTTTTCATTTCCATAGAATTGTAAATTAAACTGTAAGTTATTCTGTATAGTTTATGATGTGTTCCATGAATTTCATATCTAAggtttttataatataatccAGTTTTATAACAACCAGCTCTACAAATATAAACTGCGATGTTTCCAATTTAGCTGAAGTTAATTAAGTTTCTAAGCAATTGTAATGTAAACTGTCTTTGTGCATTTGGCTTGACTATGGACTTAAGTAGAATGAAACATTTTGGTAGCTCAAATTTCTAGTTAGAGCCAACTTCCAGAAAATTGTTACGCGGTTACACAGAGAAGGCAAGGGGACATACATAAAAGCAACACTTCCAAACTTTTGGGAAAATGAGGATAAATTGTCAATCAGGAAACCATTATGACAATGAAATATTATCAAGACacaataaaaaatgaagaaaatataagCCGCCTCATTTCACTACTAGTAAGCTCTCAAGTTATTATCGTACTGGCAAGTTTTGATTCACAATACTTGAAGGAGTCAGCATTTGGTAGAGACCTAAATTAGTACTTGAAGGATGGAACAAACTGATTGTATGACGGTAAGTATGAGCAAAATAGCAGCAGCAATAACAGAGATGACTGCCCATGgagtattaaaataatcttGTTTCAGAGTTGCTTTCCATTTGTTCCAAGGGTTTTTGCAATATGAATTCAGCTCCTCCACTAGAGATGAAAAGTAAAAATCATCAGGAATGAGAAGATTCTCCTGCTCAAGTTTCTGAAAAAGAGTGGATACACCTTCACTGTTCACAAGCCAATTCTCTATGATTCCATTTTGGGCAAGCAAGTCCACATCCTTAGGAGCCTTGACAAGCAAAGAAACTAGAGAAATGTAGTCGCTTACATAGTTGCCTCGGTCGCAAAGACATTGCTCAAATGCCTGCAGATTTCTCAGTAAAATTTCTGTGTTGTCATCTATCTGCAAAGATGGGACTTTCAAAATCCCCCGATTGAATTTTATGTTGAGCAATTTTCTGCTTGAACCCAATTCAAACTTGACTCCAGCTTGATGGAGCTCTGTCACACTAGGTATGATTAACTTCTTCagtttctttctattttgcaGCTTTGGAGGTTGTTGACAAACTCTAAGAAAGTCGACCATATGctctattttagaaaaatcatGTTCATCCAAAATGTGCTTAGCCACCCAAGAATCAAATGTATCTGTAAAGAACTTATGAGTAAGCACAATCATGGATAGTTCTTCATGTCCCTCAGAGTTAGTAGATAGCTTGAACAAGTCATCAAGAATGAAGAATGGGATCTGATTTTCAAGcaataatatatcaaaacGCACATCGCCTATCATCCCTGGCTTGCTGAATATACGATCTTTCTTACTTCGAAATTCCTTCAGACATTGTTTTAGTAAGACCATAATGATGAAGGCAGCATCTAACAATATCATTTTCACAAAGTTCTCACTATTAAGTCCAATTGTTTCTGAATAACAGTTCCGCAATCTGATCTCATTAtctttaattagtttaatgcAATCCTCTACACTTGCCTTACTCCATTCAAGAAAATCCCGCAAGTACCTTCTCTTATGCTCTTCCATTGCTTTTAATTCCTGTTTGCCATGGTGAAGTGCTCCAATGGAGACTGCTCGAGGTGTGTAGGCTTTTTCATTCAGTTGGCGTAGTCTTTTAGGTACTCTATGAATGCAACAATCATCGGATAAACTATGCAAGACTTCCAATTCATTTCTCACAGACATTgctaatttttcaatatcaaGTACAATTTCGACACTTCTCGTCATCATCTCCTCAGTTGGCGCTTTACTAGTCAACCTTCCGCAACTGAAATAAGAATGTTAAAAATCAGTAAATATGAATTTCTTATTcaaactaattagaaaatgataaaCAACCTTTATAGTGAAACGAAGGCAGATGAACAGGACAGGGTAAAAACCTGATAACTTACAGATTTCAACACTTAATTTAAGGAGACAAGCATATGCATTCTTGCATCCAGTTTTATATAACCTGGAAACATGAGCTCTGCAAGAACcctgtatatttatttcaagaaATTGTTAGGAAGCACACAAGCGCTTTTGTCTATGTAACGATTTCTAGTATTTGTCCCGTTGTTGGAAAACACAAGAAATTGATGTTAATGTGCCTAGTCTATGCAATGCTTTCCTTTTGTCAAGACGTGGTGTAAACATGCCCAATCAACAAACTCGGTGCAAATACTTTCTAGACAAGTTTTGGCTCTGGACTTCTTGTTCAAACAAACGACATGATGGACATTGTACGCTAGCTACTGAAATCGTTTCCATTTTATATCCAACTCAAATTGAGGCCGGCTGGCATGGTATagctttgttttctttttgtggtTTCAACACAGTGGTCGCACACAATTtgtggaaaagaaaattaaagaaatgtCATCTATCTACTTGATGGAAACTTCGAGACATGGGTTTATCGTGAGCGTCGTCTTGATTCTATTTATTCATGTTCATAAACAAATGAGATAATATTAACATAATTTTGCAAATATTATTCaggtaaataatatttagataCAGGCTTGACATTACATTACATTTTATTGAGTACAGTGTATGTCTAAATTTGGTGAGCATTTCGAATCTAAGAAGCCATAGACCATTTTAAGAGAAGTACAGTGTATGCCTAAATATAGTGACTGTTAGAATCTAAATTACTCAAGCTTACTCAAGCTTACTCAAGCTAATAGGAAGCATCCAATCTGAACAATAGATCATTCATCTACTCTAGCATCCTTAATGGACAAAACTCCCCAActattaaacaaaagaaaaacactttGAGATGAGGTGAATTTGAGC
This window harbors:
- the LOC112533885 gene encoding UPF0481 protein At3g47200 gives rise to the protein MMTRSVEIVLDIEKLAMSVRNELEVLHSLSDDCCIHRVPKRLRQLNEKAYTPRAVSIGALHHGKQELKAMEEHKRRYLRDFLEWSKASVEDCIKLIKDNEIRLRNCYSETIGLNSENFVKMILLDAAFIIMVLLKQCLKEFRSKKDRIFSKPGMIGDVRFDILLLENQIPFFILDDLFKLSTNSEGHEELSMIVLTHKFFTDTFDSWVAKHILDEHDFSKIEHMVDFLRVCQQPPKLQNRKKLKKLIIPSVTELHQAGVKFELGSSRKLLNIKFNRGILKVPSLQIDDNTEILLRNLQAFEQCLCDRGNYVSDYISLVSLLVKAPKDVDLLAQNGIIENWLVNSEGVSTLFQKLEQENLLIPDDFYFSSLVEELNSYCKNPWNKWKATLKQDYFNTPWAVISVIAAAILLILTVIQSVCSILQVLI